A genomic region of Ictidomys tridecemlineatus isolate mIctTri1 chromosome 10, mIctTri1.hap1, whole genome shotgun sequence contains the following coding sequences:
- the LOC144367330 gene encoding uncharacterized protein LOC144367330 isoform X1 — protein MELTRRRGRPPPQTGRVELGRARKEGQEERARRAVTEPPQPGRGLQRGRESRQSRAPRPLIGYVPVVRPTFFFSRQSREEGGMSPFWLPVPRPSSATVVWAAARRPGVELRERSGTLTVARERRTSADYRAHLESQ, from the exons ATGGAGCTGACCAGGAGGCGAGGCCGACCGCCACCTCAGACGGGAAGAGTTGAGCTGGGCAGGGCGAGGAAGGAGGGCCAAGAGGAGAGGGCGCGGCGGGCGGTGACCGAGCCTCCGCAGCCGGGGCGGGGCCTGCAGAGAGGCCGCGAGAGCCGCCAGTCACGCGCGCCCCGTCCTCTCATTGGCTACGTCCCTGTCGTTCGCCCAACCTTCTTCTTTTCTCGCCAGTCGCGAGAGGAGGGCGGGATGTCGCCATTTTGGCTTCCGGTTCCCCGCCCGTCCTCTGCCACCGTGGTTTGGGCGGCGGCGCGCCGGCCGGGAGTTGAGTTGCGGGAGAGAAGTGGGACCCTGACTGTG gcaagagaaagaagaacCAGTGCAGATTACAGAGCTCACTTAGAATCACAGTGA
- the LOC144367330 gene encoding uncharacterized protein LOC144367330 isoform X2, with amino-acid sequence MELTRRRGRPPPQTGRVELGRARKEGQEERARRAVTEPPQPGRGLQRGRESRQSRAPRPLIGYVPVVRPTFFFSRQSREEGGMSPFWLPVPRPSSATVVWAAARRPGVELRERSGTLTVKINSSII; translated from the exons ATGGAGCTGACCAGGAGGCGAGGCCGACCGCCACCTCAGACGGGAAGAGTTGAGCTGGGCAGGGCGAGGAAGGAGGGCCAAGAGGAGAGGGCGCGGCGGGCGGTGACCGAGCCTCCGCAGCCGGGGCGGGGCCTGCAGAGAGGCCGCGAGAGCCGCCAGTCACGCGCGCCCCGTCCTCTCATTGGCTACGTCCCTGTCGTTCGCCCAACCTTCTTCTTTTCTCGCCAGTCGCGAGAGGAGGGCGGGATGTCGCCATTTTGGCTTCCGGTTCCCCGCCCGTCCTCTGCCACCGTGGTTTGGGCGGCGGCGCGCCGGCCGGGAGTTGAGTTGCGGGAGAGAAGTGGGACCCTGACTGTG aagattaATTCATCCATTATATAA